One part of the Ciona intestinalis chromosome 5, KH, whole genome shotgun sequence genome encodes these proteins:
- the LOC100185169 gene encoding uncharacterized protein LOC100185169 isoform X1, producing MSFSGCIPASLETRKNETLSERDVVLLGKAFEECVVYTWPEFCRKFLNLSRADCQNIEADNTELPTQIREMFQKWKENEQEGATIENISGILHKCVIGIKQIWWNSYRDEQDGKFLEDRKMMETYFQKLSDCPFTPEEWSKLVVKLGLSNNHMENMESRHRHNKFSQRLSLLEGWVQIKGYETATIPALQAALKDLKLRRIICEIAGLEGRNNTPHKVYEHFLEDEWDRIFSKLEEDQKRSIINSLLQSEEDPTEEREENAFQSVMSKGNAGFHNFIKVLTDNLPPATNIQSTLQHFFIDSNYANLFHMKKANILAAHFTENNNYRVVKEKLDQGTRHVLLHGMPGSGKSQLVCAYVKHFNIQHPSSIIWSIECKDHSAMDASLVSLRKAVFSSQLLSEGQHDWREVFVQLKKTGVHILLLLEDLQKGMDDWSENLQTVVDSVLNYDKSYIIGTSRNALTIRDFDLHKVNGFTLDEAVNFLMQDREASEDEDEPWAKKIAEKYSCLPLGLAPAYAYCKNLCFSYKDYYDVLLEESESPELEYANKSIIATMVLCLGKINVMRVGPSEVDLKAVFSMVAFLHHEIIPVYLFREMISKPRILYAELEHAEQQPLVPAISKANVTRALLELLNQLKNSSIVVDSGEQNLNTRYISTHEVVQLALTNMLKREGSENHHLLNALYCLSCYFQKDNRLHTQHNQLLVLLPHVTKALSLATNKFNERRADPRKLGKEEMMQHMIILRLLEVKGFACTQSDMIKEAEEALQQAHDQMLNLLCAAGGITLDSLDATVQERILEGNGPDTVIETRARVLYQFCERAVSDIPPETFDRLLHTIVLNEEDIELLTRSEEGWTPLKANTPLTSEDLEELRRHGLAKDNKKLKSVYLAEQLASILYTRGRLMFYKGFEGDKTEYIKYIKLANYVAREVKKETGIRLLHLLITETNGLLYIKLAINGKSDEEKRTDYQYAYRRYKELCESNYQYFEHGILKEDGKTSYHIMRCYKQMMTANIKQLELPEQEVQTNWFEVCELFDEIVKNHPAYGKTATEGLIVAGELYHKGGQWHKALEFYKKAMDRVKDKEQTYKKELFLATEKFTEASLEAFENNVDDKRVFCTEAIERCNKARLLVPRHENSRKLKELSKKVKHALENPGVASVAKRPRNE from the exons ATGTCTTTTTCTGGCTGCATTCCCGCGAGTTTGGAAACACGCAAAAATGAAACGTTGTCAGAACGTGATGTAGTTTTGCTTGGAAAAGCGTTTGAAGAATGCGTTGTATACACTTGGCCCGAGTTTTGTAGGAAGTTTCTCAATTTAAGCCGGGCAGATTGTCAAAATATTGAAGCAGATAATACTGAATTGCCAACTCAG ATAAGggaaatgtttcaaaaatggAAAGAGAATGAACAAGAGGGTGCTACAATTGAAAATATCTCTGGTATTTTGCATAAATGTGTAATCGGCATCAAGCAAATATGGTGGAATTCATACAGAGATGAACAAG ATGGGAAGTTTTTAGAAGATAGGAAGATGATGGAAACATACTTTCAAAAACTGTCAGATTGTCCCTTTACACCAGAGGAGTGGTCTAAACTGGTTGTCAAACTTGGATTAAGTAATAATCACATGGAAAACATGGAGTCCCGTCACAGACATAACAAATTCTCTCAACGACTATCTCTACTTGAAGG ATGGGTACAGATAAAAGGATATGAAACAGCTACAATTCCTGCTTTGCAAGCTGCATTAAAGGATTTGAAACTTCGTCGCATTATTTGCGAAATAGCAGGTCTTGAAG GCAGAAACAACACTCCGCATAAAGTATATGAACATTTCTTGGAGGACGAGTGGGATCGTATCTTCAGCAAACTCGAAGAGGATCAAAAAAGGTCCATCATCAACAGTCTCCTCCAAAGTGAAGAGGACCCCACTGAAGAGAGAGAGGAAAATGCTTTCCAATCTGTTATGAGTAAAGGAAATGCTGGATTTCACAATTTCATTAAAGTTCTCACTGATAAT TTGCCACCTGCCACCAACATACAAAGCACCCTccagcatttttttattgattccaactACGCCAACCTATTCCACATGAAGAAAGCAAATATTCTCGCTGCCCATTTCACTGAAAACAACAACTACAGGGTTGTCAAAGAAAAGTTAGATCAAGGTACAAGGCATGTTCTTCTGCATGGAATGCCAGGGTCGGGCAAGTCTCAACTTGTCTGTGCGTATGTGAAACACTTCAACATTCAACACCCAAGCTCTATTATTTGGTCTATTGAATGCAAGGATCACTCAGCAATGGATGCCTCTCTTGTTTCGCTCCGTAAAGCCGTTTTTAGCAGCCAACTTCTTTCCGAAGGTCAGCATGATTGGAGAGAGGTTTTTGtgcaacttaaaaaaacaggtGTTCACATTCTTCTACTGCTTGAAGACCTGCAGAAGGGCATGGATGATTGGAGTGAAAATCTTCAGACTGTCGTCGACTCTGTGTTGAACTATGATAAGTCCTACATTATAGGAACCTCAAGGAATGCTCTTACTATCCGCGATTTCGATCTGCACAAAGTTAATGGCTTTACTTTGGACGAAGCAGTCAATTTTCTGATGCAAGACAGAGAAGCATCTGAGGATGAGGATGAACCATGGGCCAAAAAGATAGCGGAAAAATACAGCTGTCTGCCATTAGGACTCGCTCCTGCATATGCATACTGCAAAAATCTGTGCTTTTCTTACAAGGATTATTATGATGTGTTGCTGGAAGAATCCGAATCACCAGAATTGGAATACGCTAACAAAAGTATCATTGCTACAATGGTTTTGTGCCTTGGCAAGATAAACGTAATGAGAGTCGGACCTAGTGAAGTTGATTTAAAGGCAGTTTTCTCCATGGTAGCATTCTTGCATCACGAAATCATACCTGTATACTTATTCAGAGAGATGATTTCAAAGCCACGCATTCTGTATGCAGAGTTAGAGCATGCTGAGCAACAGCCATTAGTTCCTGCCATTAGTAAAGCAAATGTGACAAGGGCTTTGTTGGAATTATTAAACCAGTTGAAAAACTCATCCATAGTGGTTGACAGTGGTGAACAAAATCTCAATACTCGTTACATCAGTACACACGAAGTGGTGCAGTTAGCATTGACAAATATGCTGAAAAGGGAAGGCAGTGAGAATCATCATCTGCTTAATGCTCTGTATTGCTTGTCGTGCTATTTCCAGAAAGACAACAGACTCCACACCCAGCATAACCAGCTCCTTGTTTTATTACCACACGTCACTAAAGCTTTATCTTTGGCTACAAATAAGTTTAACGAACGAAGAGCTGATCCGAGAAAATTAGGAAAAGAAGAAATGATGCAGCATATGATTATCCTTCGCTTGCTGGAGGTTAAGGGATTTGCGTGCACCCAGAGCGACATGATCAAAGAGGCCGAAGAAGCATTGCAGCAAGCCCATGATCAGATGCTGAATCTACTATGTGCTGCTGGTGGTATTACCCTTGATAGTTTAGACGCTACAGTGCAGGAAAGAATCTTGGAAGGCAATGGCCCCGACACTGTAATTGAAACAAGAGCTAGGGTTTTGTATCAGTTCTGTGAGAGAGCAGTGTCAGATATTCCTCCTGAAACCTTCGATAGGTTGCTTcatacaattgttttaaatgagGAGGATATAGAACTCCTCACAAGAAGTGAGGAAGGGTGGACCCCGTTGAAAGCAAACACCCCACTTACCAGTGAGGACCTAGAG GAGCTCAGAAGGCATGGGCTTGCAAAAGACAACAAGAAACTGAAAAGTGTGTATCTGGCTGAGCAGCTGGCCTCTATTCTGTATACCAGAGGCCGgcttatgttttataaaggcTTTGAAGGTGATAAAACTGAATACATCAAGTACATCAAGCTTGCAAATTATGTAGCACGAGAG GTTAAGAAAGAGACTGGAATTAGACTTCTCCATTTGCTGATTACTGAAACCAATGGCTTGCTGTACATTAAACTTGCTATCAATGGAAAATCAGATGAAGAAAAACGAACAGATTATCAATATGCGTATAGGCGTTACAAAGAACTTTGTGAATCCAATTACCAATATTTTGAGCATGGTATTTTGAAAGAAGATGGTAAAACTAGCTACCATATCATGAGATGTTACAA GCAAATGATGACtgctaatataaaacaactggAACTACCAGAACAGGAGGTGCAAACAAATTGGTTTGAG GTTTGTGAATTGTTTGATGAAATAGTAAAGAATCACCCAGCATACGGAAAAACCGCCACAGAAGGTCTTATTGTGGCGGGTGAATTGTACCACAAGGGTGGGCAGTGGCACAAAGCCCTGGAGTTCTATAAAAAAGCCATGGATAGGGTAAAAGACAAGGAGCAAACCTACAAGAAAGAACTCTTTTTAGCCACAGAGAAGTTTACAGAAGCTTCTCTTGAAGCATTTGAAAACAATGTTGATGACAAAAG gGTTTTCTGTACTGAAGCTATTGAACGGTGCAACAAGGCCAGGCTGTTGGTTCCTCGACACGAAAACAGCAGAAAATTAAAGGAATTGTCCAAAAAAGTGAAACATGCTTTGGAAAACCCTGGGGTTGCAAGTGTTGCAAAGCGCCCTCGGAATGAATAA
- the LOC100185169 gene encoding uncharacterized protein LOC100185169 isoform X2: MSFSGCIPASLETRKNETLSERDVVLLGKAFEECVVYTWPEFCRKFLNLSRADCQNIEADNTELPTQIREMFQKWKENEQEGATIENISGILHKCVIGIKQIWWNSYRDEQDGKFLEDRKMMETYFQKLSDCPFTPEEWSKLVVKLGLSNNHMENMESRHRHNKFSQRLSLLEGWVQIKGYETATIPALQAALKDLKLRRIICEIAGRNNTPHKVYEHFLEDEWDRIFSKLEEDQKRSIINSLLQSEEDPTEEREENAFQSVMSKGNAGFHNFIKVLTDNLPPATNIQSTLQHFFIDSNYANLFHMKKANILAAHFTENNNYRVVKEKLDQGTRHVLLHGMPGSGKSQLVCAYVKHFNIQHPSSIIWSIECKDHSAMDASLVSLRKAVFSSQLLSEGQHDWREVFVQLKKTGVHILLLLEDLQKGMDDWSENLQTVVDSVLNYDKSYIIGTSRNALTIRDFDLHKVNGFTLDEAVNFLMQDREASEDEDEPWAKKIAEKYSCLPLGLAPAYAYCKNLCFSYKDYYDVLLEESESPELEYANKSIIATMVLCLGKINVMRVGPSEVDLKAVFSMVAFLHHEIIPVYLFREMISKPRILYAELEHAEQQPLVPAISKANVTRALLELLNQLKNSSIVVDSGEQNLNTRYISTHEVVQLALTNMLKREGSENHHLLNALYCLSCYFQKDNRLHTQHNQLLVLLPHVTKALSLATNKFNERRADPRKLGKEEMMQHMIILRLLEVKGFACTQSDMIKEAEEALQQAHDQMLNLLCAAGGITLDSLDATVQERILEGNGPDTVIETRARVLYQFCERAVSDIPPETFDRLLHTIVLNEEDIELLTRSEEGWTPLKANTPLTSEDLEELRRHGLAKDNKKLKSVYLAEQLASILYTRGRLMFYKGFEGDKTEYIKYIKLANYVAREVKKETGIRLLHLLITETNGLLYIKLAINGKSDEEKRTDYQYAYRRYKELCESNYQYFEHGILKEDGKTSYHIMRCYKQMMTANIKQLELPEQEVQTNWFEVCELFDEIVKNHPAYGKTATEGLIVAGELYHKGGQWHKALEFYKKAMDRVKDKEQTYKKELFLATEKFTEASLEAFENNVDDKRVFCTEAIERCNKARLLVPRHENSRKLKELSKKVKHALENPGVASVAKRPRNE; this comes from the exons ATGTCTTTTTCTGGCTGCATTCCCGCGAGTTTGGAAACACGCAAAAATGAAACGTTGTCAGAACGTGATGTAGTTTTGCTTGGAAAAGCGTTTGAAGAATGCGTTGTATACACTTGGCCCGAGTTTTGTAGGAAGTTTCTCAATTTAAGCCGGGCAGATTGTCAAAATATTGAAGCAGATAATACTGAATTGCCAACTCAG ATAAGggaaatgtttcaaaaatggAAAGAGAATGAACAAGAGGGTGCTACAATTGAAAATATCTCTGGTATTTTGCATAAATGTGTAATCGGCATCAAGCAAATATGGTGGAATTCATACAGAGATGAACAAG ATGGGAAGTTTTTAGAAGATAGGAAGATGATGGAAACATACTTTCAAAAACTGTCAGATTGTCCCTTTACACCAGAGGAGTGGTCTAAACTGGTTGTCAAACTTGGATTAAGTAATAATCACATGGAAAACATGGAGTCCCGTCACAGACATAACAAATTCTCTCAACGACTATCTCTACTTGAAGG ATGGGTACAGATAAAAGGATATGAAACAGCTACAATTCCTGCTTTGCAAGCTGCATTAAAGGATTTGAAACTTCGTCGCATTATTTGCGAAATAGCAG GCAGAAACAACACTCCGCATAAAGTATATGAACATTTCTTGGAGGACGAGTGGGATCGTATCTTCAGCAAACTCGAAGAGGATCAAAAAAGGTCCATCATCAACAGTCTCCTCCAAAGTGAAGAGGACCCCACTGAAGAGAGAGAGGAAAATGCTTTCCAATCTGTTATGAGTAAAGGAAATGCTGGATTTCACAATTTCATTAAAGTTCTCACTGATAAT TTGCCACCTGCCACCAACATACAAAGCACCCTccagcatttttttattgattccaactACGCCAACCTATTCCACATGAAGAAAGCAAATATTCTCGCTGCCCATTTCACTGAAAACAACAACTACAGGGTTGTCAAAGAAAAGTTAGATCAAGGTACAAGGCATGTTCTTCTGCATGGAATGCCAGGGTCGGGCAAGTCTCAACTTGTCTGTGCGTATGTGAAACACTTCAACATTCAACACCCAAGCTCTATTATTTGGTCTATTGAATGCAAGGATCACTCAGCAATGGATGCCTCTCTTGTTTCGCTCCGTAAAGCCGTTTTTAGCAGCCAACTTCTTTCCGAAGGTCAGCATGATTGGAGAGAGGTTTTTGtgcaacttaaaaaaacaggtGTTCACATTCTTCTACTGCTTGAAGACCTGCAGAAGGGCATGGATGATTGGAGTGAAAATCTTCAGACTGTCGTCGACTCTGTGTTGAACTATGATAAGTCCTACATTATAGGAACCTCAAGGAATGCTCTTACTATCCGCGATTTCGATCTGCACAAAGTTAATGGCTTTACTTTGGACGAAGCAGTCAATTTTCTGATGCAAGACAGAGAAGCATCTGAGGATGAGGATGAACCATGGGCCAAAAAGATAGCGGAAAAATACAGCTGTCTGCCATTAGGACTCGCTCCTGCATATGCATACTGCAAAAATCTGTGCTTTTCTTACAAGGATTATTATGATGTGTTGCTGGAAGAATCCGAATCACCAGAATTGGAATACGCTAACAAAAGTATCATTGCTACAATGGTTTTGTGCCTTGGCAAGATAAACGTAATGAGAGTCGGACCTAGTGAAGTTGATTTAAAGGCAGTTTTCTCCATGGTAGCATTCTTGCATCACGAAATCATACCTGTATACTTATTCAGAGAGATGATTTCAAAGCCACGCATTCTGTATGCAGAGTTAGAGCATGCTGAGCAACAGCCATTAGTTCCTGCCATTAGTAAAGCAAATGTGACAAGGGCTTTGTTGGAATTATTAAACCAGTTGAAAAACTCATCCATAGTGGTTGACAGTGGTGAACAAAATCTCAATACTCGTTACATCAGTACACACGAAGTGGTGCAGTTAGCATTGACAAATATGCTGAAAAGGGAAGGCAGTGAGAATCATCATCTGCTTAATGCTCTGTATTGCTTGTCGTGCTATTTCCAGAAAGACAACAGACTCCACACCCAGCATAACCAGCTCCTTGTTTTATTACCACACGTCACTAAAGCTTTATCTTTGGCTACAAATAAGTTTAACGAACGAAGAGCTGATCCGAGAAAATTAGGAAAAGAAGAAATGATGCAGCATATGATTATCCTTCGCTTGCTGGAGGTTAAGGGATTTGCGTGCACCCAGAGCGACATGATCAAAGAGGCCGAAGAAGCATTGCAGCAAGCCCATGATCAGATGCTGAATCTACTATGTGCTGCTGGTGGTATTACCCTTGATAGTTTAGACGCTACAGTGCAGGAAAGAATCTTGGAAGGCAATGGCCCCGACACTGTAATTGAAACAAGAGCTAGGGTTTTGTATCAGTTCTGTGAGAGAGCAGTGTCAGATATTCCTCCTGAAACCTTCGATAGGTTGCTTcatacaattgttttaaatgagGAGGATATAGAACTCCTCACAAGAAGTGAGGAAGGGTGGACCCCGTTGAAAGCAAACACCCCACTTACCAGTGAGGACCTAGAG GAGCTCAGAAGGCATGGGCTTGCAAAAGACAACAAGAAACTGAAAAGTGTGTATCTGGCTGAGCAGCTGGCCTCTATTCTGTATACCAGAGGCCGgcttatgttttataaaggcTTTGAAGGTGATAAAACTGAATACATCAAGTACATCAAGCTTGCAAATTATGTAGCACGAGAG GTTAAGAAAGAGACTGGAATTAGACTTCTCCATTTGCTGATTACTGAAACCAATGGCTTGCTGTACATTAAACTTGCTATCAATGGAAAATCAGATGAAGAAAAACGAACAGATTATCAATATGCGTATAGGCGTTACAAAGAACTTTGTGAATCCAATTACCAATATTTTGAGCATGGTATTTTGAAAGAAGATGGTAAAACTAGCTACCATATCATGAGATGTTACAA GCAAATGATGACtgctaatataaaacaactggAACTACCAGAACAGGAGGTGCAAACAAATTGGTTTGAG GTTTGTGAATTGTTTGATGAAATAGTAAAGAATCACCCAGCATACGGAAAAACCGCCACAGAAGGTCTTATTGTGGCGGGTGAATTGTACCACAAGGGTGGGCAGTGGCACAAAGCCCTGGAGTTCTATAAAAAAGCCATGGATAGGGTAAAAGACAAGGAGCAAACCTACAAGAAAGAACTCTTTTTAGCCACAGAGAAGTTTACAGAAGCTTCTCTTGAAGCATTTGAAAACAATGTTGATGACAAAAG gGTTTTCTGTACTGAAGCTATTGAACGGTGCAACAAGGCCAGGCTGTTGGTTCCTCGACACGAAAACAGCAGAAAATTAAAGGAATTGTCCAAAAAAGTGAAACATGCTTTGGAAAACCCTGGGGTTGCAAGTGTTGCAAAGCGCCCTCGGAATGAATAA
- the LOC100185169 gene encoding uncharacterized protein LOC100185169 isoform X3, with translation MSFSGCIPASLETRKNETLSERDVVLLGKAFEECVVYTWPEFCRKFLNLSRADCQNIEADNTELPTQIREMFQKWKENEQEGATIENISGILHKCVIGIKQIWWNSYRDEQDGKFLEDRKMMETYFQKLSDCPFTPEEWSKLVVKLGLSNNHMENMESRHRHNKFSQRLSLLEGWVQIKGYETATIPALQAALKDLKLRRIICEIAGLEGRNNTPHKVYEHFLEDEWDRIFSKLEEDQKRSIINSLLQSEEDPTEEREENAFQSVMSKGNAGFHNFIKVLTDNLPPATNIQSTLQHFFIDSNYANLFHMKKANILAAHFTENNNYRVVKEKLDQGTRHVLLHGMPGSGKSQLVCAYVKHFNIQHPSSIIWSIECKDHSAMDASLVSLRKAVFSSQLLSEGQHDWREVFVQLKKTGVHILLLLEDLQKGMDDWSENLQTVVDSVLNYDKSYIIGTSRNALTIRDFDLHKVNGFTLDEAVNFLMQDREASEDEDEPWAKKIAEKYSCLPLGLAPAYAYCKNLCFSYKDYYDVLLEESESPELEYANKSIIATMVLCLGKINVMRVGPSEVDLKAVFSMVAFLHHEIIPVYLFREMISKPRILYAELEHAEQQPLVPAISKANVTRALLELLNQLKNSSIVVDSGEQNLNTRYISTHEVVQLALTNMLKREGSENHHLLNALYCLSCYFQKDNRLHTQHNQLLVLLPHVTKALSLATNKFNERRADPRKLGKEEMMQHMIILRLLEVKGFACTQSDMIKEAEEALQQAHDQMLNLLCAAGGITLDSLDATVQERILEGNGPDTVIETRARVLYQFCERAVSDIPPETFDRLLHTIVLNEEDIELLTRSEEGWTPLKANTPLTSEDLEELRRHGLAKDNKKLKSVYLAEQLASILYTRGRLMFYKGFEGDKTEYIKYIKLANYVAREVKKETGIRLLHLLITETNGLLYIKLAINGKSDEEKRTDYQYAYRRYKELCESNYQYFEHGILKEDGKTSYHIMRCYKQMMTANIKQLELPEQEVQTNWFEVCELFDEIVKNHPAYGKTATEGLIVAGELYHKGGQWHKALEFYKKAMDRVKDKEQTYKKELFLATEKFTEASLEAFENNVDDKR, from the exons ATGTCTTTTTCTGGCTGCATTCCCGCGAGTTTGGAAACACGCAAAAATGAAACGTTGTCAGAACGTGATGTAGTTTTGCTTGGAAAAGCGTTTGAAGAATGCGTTGTATACACTTGGCCCGAGTTTTGTAGGAAGTTTCTCAATTTAAGCCGGGCAGATTGTCAAAATATTGAAGCAGATAATACTGAATTGCCAACTCAG ATAAGggaaatgtttcaaaaatggAAAGAGAATGAACAAGAGGGTGCTACAATTGAAAATATCTCTGGTATTTTGCATAAATGTGTAATCGGCATCAAGCAAATATGGTGGAATTCATACAGAGATGAACAAG ATGGGAAGTTTTTAGAAGATAGGAAGATGATGGAAACATACTTTCAAAAACTGTCAGATTGTCCCTTTACACCAGAGGAGTGGTCTAAACTGGTTGTCAAACTTGGATTAAGTAATAATCACATGGAAAACATGGAGTCCCGTCACAGACATAACAAATTCTCTCAACGACTATCTCTACTTGAAGG ATGGGTACAGATAAAAGGATATGAAACAGCTACAATTCCTGCTTTGCAAGCTGCATTAAAGGATTTGAAACTTCGTCGCATTATTTGCGAAATAGCAGGTCTTGAAG GCAGAAACAACACTCCGCATAAAGTATATGAACATTTCTTGGAGGACGAGTGGGATCGTATCTTCAGCAAACTCGAAGAGGATCAAAAAAGGTCCATCATCAACAGTCTCCTCCAAAGTGAAGAGGACCCCACTGAAGAGAGAGAGGAAAATGCTTTCCAATCTGTTATGAGTAAAGGAAATGCTGGATTTCACAATTTCATTAAAGTTCTCACTGATAAT TTGCCACCTGCCACCAACATACAAAGCACCCTccagcatttttttattgattccaactACGCCAACCTATTCCACATGAAGAAAGCAAATATTCTCGCTGCCCATTTCACTGAAAACAACAACTACAGGGTTGTCAAAGAAAAGTTAGATCAAGGTACAAGGCATGTTCTTCTGCATGGAATGCCAGGGTCGGGCAAGTCTCAACTTGTCTGTGCGTATGTGAAACACTTCAACATTCAACACCCAAGCTCTATTATTTGGTCTATTGAATGCAAGGATCACTCAGCAATGGATGCCTCTCTTGTTTCGCTCCGTAAAGCCGTTTTTAGCAGCCAACTTCTTTCCGAAGGTCAGCATGATTGGAGAGAGGTTTTTGtgcaacttaaaaaaacaggtGTTCACATTCTTCTACTGCTTGAAGACCTGCAGAAGGGCATGGATGATTGGAGTGAAAATCTTCAGACTGTCGTCGACTCTGTGTTGAACTATGATAAGTCCTACATTATAGGAACCTCAAGGAATGCTCTTACTATCCGCGATTTCGATCTGCACAAAGTTAATGGCTTTACTTTGGACGAAGCAGTCAATTTTCTGATGCAAGACAGAGAAGCATCTGAGGATGAGGATGAACCATGGGCCAAAAAGATAGCGGAAAAATACAGCTGTCTGCCATTAGGACTCGCTCCTGCATATGCATACTGCAAAAATCTGTGCTTTTCTTACAAGGATTATTATGATGTGTTGCTGGAAGAATCCGAATCACCAGAATTGGAATACGCTAACAAAAGTATCATTGCTACAATGGTTTTGTGCCTTGGCAAGATAAACGTAATGAGAGTCGGACCTAGTGAAGTTGATTTAAAGGCAGTTTTCTCCATGGTAGCATTCTTGCATCACGAAATCATACCTGTATACTTATTCAGAGAGATGATTTCAAAGCCACGCATTCTGTATGCAGAGTTAGAGCATGCTGAGCAACAGCCATTAGTTCCTGCCATTAGTAAAGCAAATGTGACAAGGGCTTTGTTGGAATTATTAAACCAGTTGAAAAACTCATCCATAGTGGTTGACAGTGGTGAACAAAATCTCAATACTCGTTACATCAGTACACACGAAGTGGTGCAGTTAGCATTGACAAATATGCTGAAAAGGGAAGGCAGTGAGAATCATCATCTGCTTAATGCTCTGTATTGCTTGTCGTGCTATTTCCAGAAAGACAACAGACTCCACACCCAGCATAACCAGCTCCTTGTTTTATTACCACACGTCACTAAAGCTTTATCTTTGGCTACAAATAAGTTTAACGAACGAAGAGCTGATCCGAGAAAATTAGGAAAAGAAGAAATGATGCAGCATATGATTATCCTTCGCTTGCTGGAGGTTAAGGGATTTGCGTGCACCCAGAGCGACATGATCAAAGAGGCCGAAGAAGCATTGCAGCAAGCCCATGATCAGATGCTGAATCTACTATGTGCTGCTGGTGGTATTACCCTTGATAGTTTAGACGCTACAGTGCAGGAAAGAATCTTGGAAGGCAATGGCCCCGACACTGTAATTGAAACAAGAGCTAGGGTTTTGTATCAGTTCTGTGAGAGAGCAGTGTCAGATATTCCTCCTGAAACCTTCGATAGGTTGCTTcatacaattgttttaaatgagGAGGATATAGAACTCCTCACAAGAAGTGAGGAAGGGTGGACCCCGTTGAAAGCAAACACCCCACTTACCAGTGAGGACCTAGAG GAGCTCAGAAGGCATGGGCTTGCAAAAGACAACAAGAAACTGAAAAGTGTGTATCTGGCTGAGCAGCTGGCCTCTATTCTGTATACCAGAGGCCGgcttatgttttataaaggcTTTGAAGGTGATAAAACTGAATACATCAAGTACATCAAGCTTGCAAATTATGTAGCACGAGAG GTTAAGAAAGAGACTGGAATTAGACTTCTCCATTTGCTGATTACTGAAACCAATGGCTTGCTGTACATTAAACTTGCTATCAATGGAAAATCAGATGAAGAAAAACGAACAGATTATCAATATGCGTATAGGCGTTACAAAGAACTTTGTGAATCCAATTACCAATATTTTGAGCATGGTATTTTGAAAGAAGATGGTAAAACTAGCTACCATATCATGAGATGTTACAA GCAAATGATGACtgctaatataaaacaactggAACTACCAGAACAGGAGGTGCAAACAAATTGGTTTGAG GTTTGTGAATTGTTTGATGAAATAGTAAAGAATCACCCAGCATACGGAAAAACCGCCACAGAAGGTCTTATTGTGGCGGGTGAATTGTACCACAAGGGTGGGCAGTGGCACAAAGCCCTGGAGTTCTATAAAAAAGCCATGGATAGGGTAAAAGACAAGGAGCAAACCTACAAGAAAGAACTCTTTTTAGCCACAGAGAAGTTTACAGAAGCTTCTCTTGAAGCATTTGAAAACAATGTTGATGACAAAAGGTAA